The Bradyrhizobium diazoefficiens genome contains the following window.
ATGTCGCCCGCCAGAACCGGAAGGTGTCGGCGGTGAGCGGCAGGAAGGCCGTTCCGAACGGCGTCGGCTCGGAAACGATGGTGCGTCCAAGCAACAGGAACCGATTGGCGCCCGAGACGACGAGAGTCGCATAGCCGCGGTTGCCGGTTCGCCTGATCCCGTTCAGCGACCATTCGGCGAGCTTGCTGAAATAGGGCTCTTCGCGCCAGCGATCGGGGCAATCGTCGTCGACGGTGACGTTGACGGCGTCCTGGCTGAAATGCACGATGATGCCCGACTTCGCAGGGAACCAGTCGTCGTCCAGATGGCCTTGCAGCCAGGCGCAGACGAAGGACCGGCACATTTGCGGACGGCGGTCGTAGATGGTACACTCCGTGCCCGTCTGCCAATGCTTGCAGAGTTGGTTCACCGGCTTGTCGACGGCGGCCACCTCGAGGATATCGCAGCAGGCATTGCACGACCCGCATTCCCGCGCGGGCCGCGCCGTCTTCGGCAGTCCGGTCGCACGAAAGCCCTGGCCGTCGCGAACCAGGAGCTTCTGCTTCTCCAGCGCATTCAACGCACGTTCGATCTTGAGACGAGATAGTCCGGTGGCGTCAATCACGCCCTTCATCGTCGTCGCGCCTGCCTCTACCGCGCGGACGACGCTCAGCATTGCCTGATCCATTTTCTGTTCTTGTCGTTTGCGTCCGCTCCCTGACGCAGGCATTGCATGATGGCTTAGGCGGAAAGCTATCTTTCTCCCATTTGCGAGACAACGAGGGCGGCCCGACACGCGTGCATGCAGCGCTTGCGCAAATGGAGGATCACGCGCGAAGTGAAAGACCTCATATGCATGCACGAAAGGGCAACGTCGCGTGCGCTTTGGCTCAATTCGCGCGCAAACAAGTCGCTTTCGCCTTCTTACGCGTCGAGATATGACGTCCAGCATGCATCGACGTCACGCAGTCGTGATACTTGCGGGTGCACACGAAGAGAAGCGCAAACAACACGTTCTCGTGATCGATAAGGTGCGAGAGCAGCGGTCCCTGTCGTTGATGCACGCAGCCTCTATCGAAAATCGGCAGAGTTGGCGGCGCGTTGGTTTTGCGCCACACCGGGAACTCCTTGCCGGTACATGCAGGCATGAATCGGCGATTGCAACGCGCGCGTGACATGCGTCTCCGTCGCGCGACCAAGGTCGAATATTCGACGTCTGGAAATGGGATAGCGCTATTGCGCGCCCGATCCGCCCTGCACGATCTTTTCGTTCAGCTTCTGGTCGACGGTCTCGACCGTGCGGTCGATCTCGGCATTGGGCGCGCCGATCTGATGCGAGATCAGCTTCACCAGAAGATCGACCCGCTCGATGAACGGCGCGCCGCTGGCCACGGCCCGCGCCGCCGATGACGGCTTCAGCAGGCTTTCCGCTGCCTTGGCGTATTTCGCAAACGGCACCTGGTCCTGCGGATCGGCGCCGAGCCGGCGGGCGATGGCGTCGACATGGTCGTAGATCGTCTGCGAGCGCGCGAGGTCGCCATGCACGGCATCGCGGATCGACTGCGGCTCGTGCGGCGTGATGCAGCGATAGTTGCCGGTGAGCAGCATCGACCATTTCGCCAGCGGCACGAACAGGGACTCGAACACTTTGAGCTTCACCGGCACGTCGTGGCCGTCGAGCATTACCGCGTCGATGTCGGCTTCGAGCTCGCGCAGCACCTTGTTGTGCTTCGCGTCGGCGAAGGCCGAGGCCTTGAAGTTCGTGGGCAGGCCGACATGCAGCACATTCGCCGCTTCCTCCGGCGGACGGAAGGCCTGCGGATCGGGCGAGCACAGCGTCACCAGCCCCGGCTCGAACCGCTCCCACACCTGCGCATTAGTGTAGGCCTCCTCGAGATCCATGTCGGCGAGCGCCGGGATGCGCTTGAGATAAGGCAGCGGCGGCATGTTCATGATCGAGAGGCACGGCAGCTTGGCCGCGGCGATCTTGACCATGAGCACACGGACCGTGTGGTTGGTGTATTGCGGCTCCTGCATCGCCAGGCCGACCAAATCGTAGCGGGAGACGTCGACATCGGCGGGCGTCACCGCGTCCAGTCTGCCGGGCAGGTCACGCGAGAAAATGGCACGGTGCACGGCCTCGTCGCGCAGCTTGATGCGCACCTCGGTACCGTCGCGGTTGATCAGTTCCGCGGTCTTGGCGCGGCAGACCAGGGTCACGTTATGCCCGGCCATCAGCAGCTTCGTGCCCAGCAGGGAGCCGTAGGAAGCTCCCAGAATCAGTACGTTGCGCGCCATGTTCGTTCCCTCGACAACTTGTACGGTTTTTTGGGCCCCGGGCGTCATCCTCGGATGCGTTGCAGCATCTAAGGCAAACTGGCCGAGGATGGCAACTGGGATAATGCATACAAGGAGACCGCGGATATTCCGTCGCCCGGACGGAGCCGACGGCTTGGCTCCTTCGCGGCAACTGCGGCTTTACCGAAGTTGAGATTCGCCCGTCATCGGCCCTCGTACCGGCCCGCACTGCTACGGCTTTCGAATCACGGTTGAAATCCGTCGTGGGCAACGCAGCGTGATTGGCCCTGTTTCGCTCGACGCATCCTGCTTCGGTTGATAAGCCCCACTCCGCGAATGGCGGGGACTTGAGTCGGGACATGACGGTTGCGATCGAGATGGGGCAGACCATTGCGGGCGCCGCGGCGGCCATGGACCTCGAGGAACTGCTGGCGACCCGCCTCCTGGTGCAGGGCAATTCGGGCTCCGGCAAATCGCATCTGTTGCGGCGCCTGCTGGAGCAGAGCGCACCCTGGGTGCAGCAGGCCATCATCGACCCCGAAGGTGATTTCGTCACGCTGGCCGAGCGATTCGGCCATCTGGTGATCGAGGGCGAGGATCACACCGAGCGCGGTCTTCAGGTCGCGGGTGAACGTGCGCGGCTGCACCGGGTCTCTACCGTGCTCAATCTCGAAGGGCTGGATGCCGAGAACCAGATGCGGCGCGCGGCCGCGTTCCTCGGCGGTCTGTTCGACGTCGACCGCGACCATTGGTACCCGATGCTAGTGGTCGTCGACGAGGCGCAGCTGTTTGCACCCGCGGTTGCCGGCGAAGTATCGGACGAAGCGCGAAAACTCTCGCTCGGCGCCATGACCAATCTGATGTGCCGCGGCCGCAAGCGCGGCCTTGCCGGCGTCATCGCGACCCAGCGTCTGGCAAAGCTCGCCAAGAACGTCGCCGCCGAAGCCTCGAACTTCCTGATGGGCCGGACCTTCCTCGACATCGACATGGCGCGCGCCGCCGATCTGCTCGGCATGGAGCGGCGGCAGGCAGAAGCCTTTCGCGATCTCGAGCGTGGACAGTTCATGGCGCTCGGACCCGCGCTATCGCGCCGTCCACTGCGGCTGAACATCGGCCCGACCGCGACCTCCCCGCGCAATTCGACGCCACGGCTGATGCCGATGCCCGAAGCGATGCTGGAAGACGCGCGCGCCGTGATCCTGGCCGCGCCGCCGCCGGATGCCAGCCGGCCGCAGCGCCGGCCGGCACCGGACCTGCTCGAACAACTCCGCGCGGCAAAGGCGGCGGCGCCCGAAGTCAGCCCCGAATTGGTCGAGGTCCCCGTCAGTGCCGAGGAGCTCGCAGAACGGCGCGACCGCGTGGATCGTACGCTTCGGGCCGTGCTCGCCGCGCCCGATGCCGGCTTCCGCGCCATCGGCGTGCTGTATCAGGAATTCGTGGTCCGCTGCCGCATCGAAGGCCTCGGCGCGGCCGTCCCGGACCTCGGCGAATTCCGCCGCATGCTGACCCATGCCCGCGCCGGACTCGGCACTGACCTCGCCGAAGACGATTCCTGGCAGGAGGTGACGGTGCGCGCTTCGATCCTGCCCGACGATATGCAGGGCGTGTTCATGATGATCGCGCGCGCCGCCAAAGAAGGCTGGCCCTGCCCCGGCGATGCCGCCATCGCGCGCGCCTATGGCTCGCATTCGCTGCGCCGGGCGCAGCGCCTGCTCGGCTATATGGAGGAGCAGGGCCTCATCGTCGTCCAGCTCGATGGCGGTGGACGCCGGTTCGTGACGCTGGTGGAATTGGCCTGGGCGACCGCACCGGGCGATCCCAATGGCGACGATGTGCCGGGGGAGCCGGTTCAGACCGCGGCTTCGGCTTGATCAGTCCCGTCGCTGGCGAACATGCGGCGGTAGAGCACGCTCGAGACGAGCCAGGCGATCACGAACAGCGCGATCACCGCGAAGCCGACATTGGCCAGCGACTCGTTCAGCGCATCGACCAGCGCCCACACGCCGCCGGTCAAACCAAACCGGTCGGCGACCAAGCGTAGCGCCTCGATGCCGCCGATCAACAGCGCGACCGCGACGGACGCACCCGTGATGGTGAGGTTGTACCAGAGCTTTCGCATCGGATCGACGAAGGCCCAGCGATAGGCGCTGACCATCAGCGCGGAGTCGGCAGTGTCGACCAGCGCCATGCCGGCCGCGAACAGCGCGGGGAAGACCAGGACATCGGCGAGCGACGCACCGCGCGCGGCTTCGGTGGCGGAGATGCTGAGCAAGCCGATTTCGGTCGCGGTGTCGAAGCCGAGCCCGAACAACAGGCCGAGCGGAAACATGTGCCAGGGCCTAGTCACCAGGCGGAACATAGGGCCGAGCAGGCGCGCCAGAAAGCCGCGGTTGGCGAGCAGTGCGTCGAGCTGGGCTGCGTTGTGAATGCCGTGGTCCCGCGCGGCACGAAACGTCCGCCACAGGCCGGCGAAGATGGCGAAATTGGTGGCCGCGATCACCAGCAGAAACAGTGCCGACACCGACGTGCCGATGAAGCCGCCGATGTCCTTAAGCAGGCTGTCCCCACCCAGGCTGACCACGCCCAACGCGAGCAGCATGGTCGCGACCACGACCACGCTGGAATGACCGAGCGCGAAATACAGGCCGGCGTTGCGCGGCGTATCGCCCGCCTGCATCAGCTTGCGCACGACGTTGTCGATGGCGGCGATGTGGTCGGCATCGACGGCGTGACGCAGACCGAACACCCAGGCAAGCAGCGCAGTCGCCATCACCGTGGGGCGGTCGCCGAACAGCGCGAAGGTCCAGGCCCATGCGGCAACATTGGCGGCGATCAGCCCGCCGAACAGCAGCACC
Protein-coding sequences here:
- a CDS encoding ketopantoate reductase family protein, whose protein sequence is MARNVLILGASYGSLLGTKLLMAGHNVTLVCRAKTAELINRDGTEVRIKLRDEAVHRAIFSRDLPGRLDAVTPADVDVSRYDLVGLAMQEPQYTNHTVRVLMVKIAAAKLPCLSIMNMPPLPYLKRIPALADMDLEEAYTNAQVWERFEPGLVTLCSPDPQAFRPPEEAANVLHVGLPTNFKASAFADAKHNKVLRELEADIDAVMLDGHDVPVKLKVFESLFVPLAKWSMLLTGNYRCITPHEPQSIRDAVHGDLARSQTIYDHVDAIARRLGADPQDQVPFAKYAKAAESLLKPSSAARAVASGAPFIERVDLLVKLISHQIGAPNAEIDRTVETVDQKLNEKIVQGGSGAQ
- a CDS encoding HoxN/HupN/NixA family nickel/cobalt transporter, translated to MSVVTRWSLRALEPGMVLLFGGLIAANVAAWAWTFALFGDRPTVMATALLAWVFGLRHAVDADHIAAIDNVVRKLMQAGDTPRNAGLYFALGHSSVVVVATMLLALGVVSLGGDSLLKDIGGFIGTSVSALFLLVIAATNFAIFAGLWRTFRAARDHGIHNAAQLDALLANRGFLARLLGPMFRLVTRPWHMFPLGLLFGLGFDTATEIGLLSISATEAARGASLADVLVFPALFAAGMALVDTADSALMVSAYRWAFVDPMRKLWYNLTITGASVAVALLIGGIEALRLVADRFGLTGGVWALVDALNESLANVGFAVIALFVIAWLVSSVLYRRMFASDGTDQAEAAV
- a CDS encoding ATP-binding protein — translated: MTVAIEMGQTIAGAAAAMDLEELLATRLLVQGNSGSGKSHLLRRLLEQSAPWVQQAIIDPEGDFVTLAERFGHLVIEGEDHTERGLQVAGERARLHRVSTVLNLEGLDAENQMRRAAAFLGGLFDVDRDHWYPMLVVVDEAQLFAPAVAGEVSDEARKLSLGAMTNLMCRGRKRGLAGVIATQRLAKLAKNVAAEASNFLMGRTFLDIDMARAADLLGMERRQAEAFRDLERGQFMALGPALSRRPLRLNIGPTATSPRNSTPRLMPMPEAMLEDARAVILAAPPPDASRPQRRPAPDLLEQLRAAKAAAPEVSPELVEVPVSAEELAERRDRVDRTLRAVLAAPDAGFRAIGVLYQEFVVRCRIEGLGAAVPDLGEFRRMLTHARAGLGTDLAEDDSWQEVTVRASILPDDMQGVFMMIARAAKEGWPCPGDAAIARAYGSHSLRRAQRLLGYMEEQGLIVVQLDGGGRRFVTLVELAWATAPGDPNGDDVPGEPVQTAASA
- a CDS encoding YkgJ family cysteine cluster protein; the protein is MDQAMLSVVRAVEAGATTMKGVIDATGLSRLKIERALNALEKQKLLVRDGQGFRATGLPKTARPARECGSCNACCDILEVAAVDKPVNQLCKHWQTGTECTIYDRRPQMCRSFVCAWLQGHLDDDWFPAKSGIIVHFSQDAVNVTVDDDCPDRWREEPYFSKLAEWSLNGIRRTGNRGYATLVVSGANRFLLLGRTIVSEPTPFGTAFLPLTADTFRFWRATSAEHLQRLHERIAEIERVRREFGSCAIPDGDDDDPRASSREAETE